The Watersipora subatra chromosome 1, tzWatSuba1.1, whole genome shotgun sequence genome has a window encoding:
- the LOC137410548 gene encoding uncharacterized protein — translation MAMMAKRKRGNDEPLFSWHVGDLVNAVWPPSGRWYTANITELHAGEVTVQFRADNMNRRLKMHQIKHLIGEPEMQLVQLQEVKIVAEPMHSNPSVLIHHTIKEEPEGETRCDSDGKEESITHLVEVEERENDADCIATISVSDNHDATERQGTKKPRWTQLEKDVLSKLWQDKTTVPSKTILLKIKEALPHRSLAVLRARAHNFLKSSTAPNSQL, via the exons ATGGCAATGATGGCAAAACGTAAACGAGGCAATGATGAACCG ttgttttcttGGCACGTTGGAGATTTAGTGAATGCCGTTTGGCCTCCATCTGGTAGATGGTATACTGCCAACATTACAGAACTTCATGCAG GCGAAGTGACAGTTCAATTCAGGGCTGACAACATGAACCGAAGGCTTAAAATGCATCAGATTAAG CACCTAATAGGAGAGCCAGAAATGCAGCTTGTTCAACTGCAGGAAGTGAAAATAGTTGCTGAACCCATGCACAGTAATCCCTCTGTATTGATCCATCACACTATTAAGGAGGAGCCTGAAG GTGAAACACGTTGTGATAGTGATGGTAAAGAGGAATCCATCACCCATCTTGTTGAAGTAGAGGAGCGTGAGAACGATGCAGACTGCATTGCAACAATAAGTGTATCAGATAATCATGATGCGACCGAAAGACAAG GAACCAAAAAACCAAGATGGACCCAGTTGGAAAAAGACGTACTCAGCAAGCTATGGCAAGATAAGACAACTGTACCTTCCAAAACGATTTTGCTGAAAATTAAAGAGGCTCTCCCACACAGATCATTGGCGGTATTGCGTGCAAGAGCTCACAACTTCCTAAAAAGCAGTACAGCACCTAACAGCCAGCTCTAA